From a single Paenibacillus sp. FSL R5-0345 genomic region:
- a CDS encoding MATE family efflux transporter produces MRDKQFNRQLLNLVIPIALQNLISSLAVTIDIFMLGFINQSTMSAVSLAGQITFVLTLFYMGLSAGVGILTAQYWGKKDLMTIERVFSIGCTMSIIISAIFFAISLLMPDHLMSFFTNDDTLIRYGSSFLRVISFSYLISGISQMYFSVIRSMENARVSAWISSMCLVLNILLNVISIFILYPDQPEKVIVAVAFSTVLARIVEFGCCIIHSIKAGLKFRLPLHDMVQRNLIKDFLRYTLPVQGNYIVWGCALTVTSAIIGHINADMVAANSVASVVKNLVIVLCGGLASGGSVLVGKYLGNGEIEMAKRAGKILNVYAIWFGIIAGITMLLLKPLVFMLVNLDDQAQIYLSGMLLVCAYCCIPKSINSTTIGGIFVAGGDSRFGFWCDTIVMWGIILPLGYMSAFVWQLSPLTIFIILNLDEVIKAPIALIRYFKYKWLNNITRDLTWSKCR; encoded by the coding sequence AGCTGTGACCATAGATATATTCATGTTGGGTTTTATAAACCAATCTACAATGTCTGCCGTATCGTTAGCTGGGCAAATTACATTTGTATTAACACTGTTTTATATGGGATTGTCTGCAGGGGTAGGGATTTTGACTGCCCAGTATTGGGGAAAGAAAGATTTAATGACAATTGAACGGGTCTTTAGTATCGGATGTACGATGTCTATTATTATATCCGCTATCTTTTTTGCAATATCGCTGTTGATGCCGGATCACTTAATGAGTTTTTTTACAAATGACGACACGTTAATACGATATGGATCGAGTTTTTTGCGAGTGATCTCGTTCTCCTATCTGATAAGCGGAATATCTCAAATGTACTTTAGTGTAATTAGAAGCATGGAAAATGCCCGTGTGAGTGCCTGGATCAGCTCTATGTGCCTTGTATTGAACATTCTCTTGAATGTAATAAGTATTTTTATACTTTATCCGGATCAGCCAGAAAAGGTTATCGTAGCCGTTGCTTTCTCGACAGTTCTGGCACGTATCGTTGAATTTGGCTGCTGTATCATCCACTCGATCAAAGCTGGTTTAAAGTTTAGGTTACCTTTACATGACATGGTTCAGCGTAATTTGATTAAGGATTTTCTGAGGTATACACTACCCGTTCAAGGAAACTATATTGTTTGGGGATGTGCATTAACTGTGACATCTGCAATTATTGGACATATCAATGCGGATATGGTCGCTGCAAATTCAGTTGCCTCGGTCGTTAAGAATCTGGTTATTGTATTATGCGGAGGTCTTGCAAGTGGGGGTTCCGTACTTGTTGGTAAATATTTAGGCAATGGCGAAATTGAAATGGCTAAAAGAGCTGGGAAAATATTGAATGTATATGCTATATGGTTTGGAATCATTGCAGGTATCACCATGCTATTACTGAAGCCTTTGGTGTTTATGCTTGTCAATTTGGATGATCAAGCACAAATATATTTGAGTGGAATGCTGCTGGTCTGTGCTTATTGTTGTATTCCGAAATCAATAAACTCCACGACGATTGGAGGAATATTTGTTGCTGGAGGGGATTCCAGATTTGGATTTTGGTGTGACACGATTGTAATGTGGGGCATCATATTACCGCTGGGATACATGAGTGCATTTGTGTGGCAACTCTCCCCTCTAACGATATTTATTATCCTCAATTTAGACGAGGTTATTAAAGCTCCGATTGCCTTAATACGTTATTTTAAATATAAATGGCTTAACAATATTACGAGGGACCTCACATGGAGTAAGTGTCGATGA
- a CDS encoding VOC family protein: MKIEHIAMYVQDLESCRQFYSKFFNAKSNSQYHNPKTGLRTYFLMFEGGARLEIMSRPDMVEGVHDLLRTGLTHLAFSLGSREQVDLLTKQLAEAGFRTLSGPRTTGDGYYESCIIGPENIQIELTV, from the coding sequence ATGAAAATTGAACATATTGCTATGTATGTACAAGATTTAGAAAGCTGTAGACAATTTTATAGCAAATTCTTTAATGCTAAGTCAAATAGTCAATACCATAATCCCAAAACTGGATTAAGGACCTATTTCCTCATGTTTGAGGGTGGCGCAAGATTGGAGATTATGAGTAGACCGGATATGGTAGAAGGCGTTCATGATCTATTGCGGACGGGCTTAACTCATTTAGCTTTTAGCTTAGGCAGTAGGGAACAAGTAGATCTGCTAACCAAGCAATTGGCGGAAGCGGGGTTTAGAACGTTAAGTGGGCCGCGGACCACTGGTGACGGATATTATGAAAGCTGTATAATTGGGCCAGAAAACATTCAAATTGAACTTACTGTCTAA
- a CDS encoding sugar O-acetyltransferase, producing MKNLTEEERIFKGILYNPGNVELKRKKLLAHNLSSQYSRTFEDQTEEREEILSRLLDSMGEHCFIQGPVFFHYGVHTKIGNHFFGNYNLTVQDDAQVTIGDHVSFGPNVTIVTPVHPFVASERRQMLDQNGDAAVLCYAKPVSIGNDVWLSANVTVCGGVTIGDRCVIGAGSVVTQDIPEDSFTAGVPCKVIRKITNLDSMRHKPDILTDCRINE from the coding sequence GTGAAGAATTTGACAGAAGAAGAGCGAATATTCAAAGGGATATTATACAATCCAGGAAACGTAGAATTAAAGCGTAAAAAGCTTCTCGCCCACAATTTGAGTAGTCAATATAGTCGAACATTTGAGGATCAGACAGAGGAACGGGAGGAGATATTGTCACGGTTACTTGATAGCATGGGTGAGCATTGTTTTATCCAGGGTCCTGTGTTTTTTCATTATGGTGTGCATACGAAAATTGGTAATCATTTTTTTGGAAACTATAATCTTACAGTACAGGATGATGCACAGGTTACGATAGGTGATCATGTTAGTTTTGGGCCTAATGTAACCATCGTTACACCTGTTCACCCATTCGTCGCCTCCGAGCGTAGACAAATGCTTGATCAAAATGGTGATGCTGCGGTATTATGCTACGCTAAGCCTGTTAGCATTGGTAACGATGTTTGGCTCTCAGCCAATGTAACTGTATGTGGAGGGGTTACGATTGGAGATCGATGCGTAATAGGTGCAGGTAGTGTCGTGACTCAGGACATTCCAGAAGATTCTTTTACAGCAGGTGTACCGTGTAAAGTAATCCGAAAAATAACTAACTTGGATAGCATGCGACATAAACCGGACATACTCACAGATTGCCGTATAAATGAGTAG
- a CDS encoding ammonium transporter, with protein MKKKWLMMLLAMITLMVYPVSAFAADGPTNADLQIGLDTAFTFLAFILVFFMQAGFAMLEAGSVRMKNAGHVAGKTVLTLAIASLCFWAVGFGLGFGNGNGFFGTTGFLYGGDSTASSFESLAFSDVTLNVKFLFQMAFAAVSLAIVSGGMAERAKISVYIIFGILFSIVIYPVVAHWVWGGGWLAELGMQDYAGSTVVHLTGATAAVVATILLKPRLGKFNKDGKPVIIPGHNQVFTVLGVIILWFGWFGFNPGSALSPMGGFFGHVALTTNIAAAAGGLAALIASWLYFGKSDIPAMLNGVLAALVAITGACAYVEPWAAIIIGLVAGAFTFMTSQWLERAGLDDPIYAFSVHGIAGMWGAVSTGLFAVPELITKGGLVGEAGLFYGGGFHQLGVQVLGVVGTFAFVAVLSFIILYVMKVTIGLRVTEEEELMGLDISEHGTYGYPEQMKLIAESESKTLKQ; from the coding sequence ATGAAAAAGAAATGGTTGATGATGTTACTGGCCATGATTACACTGATGGTTTATCCGGTAAGTGCTTTTGCGGCAGACGGTCCGACAAACGCAGATTTGCAAATCGGGTTGGACACTGCGTTCACCTTCCTGGCATTCATTTTAGTTTTCTTTATGCAAGCGGGGTTTGCAATGCTTGAAGCAGGTTCAGTTCGGATGAAGAATGCAGGTCACGTAGCCGGTAAGACGGTACTGACACTGGCCATTGCGAGTCTTTGCTTCTGGGCTGTTGGCTTTGGTCTTGGCTTCGGTAACGGTAACGGCTTCTTCGGAACTACAGGCTTCTTGTATGGCGGAGATTCAACAGCATCTTCATTTGAATCACTTGCATTTTCTGATGTTACTTTAAATGTTAAATTCTTGTTCCAAATGGCCTTTGCAGCGGTTTCCTTAGCTATCGTATCTGGAGGTATGGCAGAACGTGCAAAGATTAGTGTGTACATTATATTCGGAATTTTATTCTCAATCGTAATTTATCCTGTCGTAGCGCACTGGGTATGGGGTGGCGGTTGGTTGGCTGAGCTGGGAATGCAAGATTATGCGGGTTCCACGGTTGTCCATCTTACAGGTGCAACTGCAGCGGTAGTAGCGACCATATTGCTTAAGCCACGACTTGGCAAGTTCAATAAAGATGGTAAACCGGTCATTATTCCAGGTCATAACCAAGTATTCACTGTACTAGGTGTGATTATCCTCTGGTTTGGTTGGTTCGGATTCAATCCAGGTAGTGCTTTGTCCCCAATGGGAGGTTTCTTTGGTCACGTAGCATTAACTACGAATATCGCAGCAGCAGCAGGCGGATTGGCAGCTTTGATTGCTTCTTGGTTGTATTTTGGTAAATCTGATATTCCTGCAATGCTGAATGGTGTTCTAGCTGCGCTGGTTGCAATTACTGGAGCATGCGCTTATGTTGAACCATGGGCAGCAATTATTATTGGATTGGTTGCAGGTGCGTTCACATTCATGACTTCCCAATGGCTGGAACGTGCAGGGCTTGACGATCCGATCTATGCTTTCTCTGTACATGGTATTGCGGGAATGTGGGGGGCGGTTTCCACAGGTCTATTCGCTGTACCGGAGCTGATTACTAAAGGTGGCTTGGTAGGGGAAGCTGGATTGTTCTACGGTGGCGGTTTCCACCAACTGGGTGTTCAAGTACTGGGGGTAGTTGGAACTTTTGCTTTCGTAGCTGTACTTTCTTTCATCATCTTGTATGTAATGAAGGTGACGATCGGACTTCGTGTTACGGAAGAAGAAGAATTGATGGGTCTGGATATCAGTGAGCATGGTACTTACGGATACCCTGAACAAATGAAATTAATCGCTGAATCGGAATCCAAAACCCTTAAACAATAA
- a CDS encoding DUF294 nucleotidyltransferase-like domain-containing protein, with amino-acid sequence MELTDEYNDESFRTIVLAGSPQELKERRIACQSILLEQLNVIPIEEWMFRVNTMHDLIAQTAVLICEAQMKEAGYGPPPCAYSFIVFGSSGRQEATLWSDQDNGLIVDGEPDGEKNRYFEFFGTILSDLLEEVGYEKCAGKVMCSQGMWRKTLSEWMEQLKEWRTQLEWEPIRYLIISSDMRHVAGSAELSALWQEAFYEGFVDNEKLSVAVLRNTVRHKATLNLLGQVLTERFGDYAGGFDIKYGVYIPLVNIVRRLSLLHGIKANSTLERIEELDKLHKYQHLDNIRRAFLLAMRMRVNTPFSVQDGLLISSDYVAESELKNKQLLSELRESLLLVRRLHRALQRQLRSAERWRT; translated from the coding sequence ATGGAGTTAACAGATGAGTATAATGATGAAAGCTTTAGGACCATCGTCTTAGCCGGTTCGCCACAGGAGCTTAAAGAGAGGCGAATTGCTTGCCAAAGTATTCTGCTTGAACAGTTAAATGTGATTCCAATTGAGGAATGGATGTTTCGTGTGAATACGATGCATGATCTTATTGCACAGACTGCGGTACTCATATGTGAGGCGCAAATGAAAGAGGCGGGCTATGGCCCGCCTCCCTGTGCTTATTCCTTTATTGTGTTTGGCAGTAGTGGGAGGCAGGAGGCTACGCTGTGGAGTGATCAGGATAATGGACTGATCGTTGACGGTGAGCCAGATGGTGAGAAGAATAGATATTTTGAATTTTTTGGAACGATATTATCCGATCTGCTTGAAGAGGTAGGATATGAGAAATGTGCAGGGAAGGTCATGTGTTCCCAAGGGATGTGGCGGAAGACCTTATCTGAATGGATGGAGCAATTGAAGGAATGGAGAACCCAATTGGAATGGGAGCCTATCCGGTATCTTATCATTTCTTCAGATATGCGCCATGTTGCAGGAAGTGCTGAGTTATCAGCGCTGTGGCAAGAGGCTTTTTATGAAGGCTTTGTTGACAACGAAAAGTTGTCCGTTGCCGTTCTTCGTAATACAGTCCGCCATAAAGCGACTTTGAATCTGCTGGGACAGGTGTTGACAGAGCGCTTTGGTGATTATGCAGGTGGATTTGATATTAAGTATGGGGTCTATATCCCATTAGTAAATATTGTTAGACGATTGTCATTATTGCATGGAATTAAAGCTAACTCGACCTTAGAGCGAATTGAAGAGCTTGATAAGCTTCACAAGTATCAACATTTGGATAATATTCGGCGAGCTTTCTTGCTGGCGATGCGGATGCGAGTGAACACACCATTTAGTGTCCAGGATGGACTGTTAATCAGCAGTGATTATGTTGCTGAAAGTGAACTGAAGAATAAGCAGCTGTTGTCTGAGCTGCGAGAAAGTCTGCTGCTTGTTAGACGTCTTCATCGGGCGTTGCAGCGTCAGCTCCGCTCAGCGGAAAGGTGGCGAACATGA
- a CDS encoding exonuclease domain-containing protein, translating to MREPNKNGGFWNNLRQGGMPSAIASMKGGETAHQTAQQMAYIRSLMREKRRPEVLRTPLSELETVIFDLETTGFSHQHGDEIMSFGAIKVVGENIKEDECFYTLVNCQTTIPDDITRLTGITEEMTGSAPSLIDGLHNFMSFVGQNVLVAHASSHDKAFLNAALWKTSKVQLTHRVLDTMMLARWLEPQRSNYTLDELLNVHEIPVRGRHNALEDAKMTAQLWVAYLREISERGQVDTLGDLYAYLSRT from the coding sequence ATGAGGGAGCCGAACAAGAATGGGGGATTTTGGAATAACCTGAGACAAGGCGGAATGCCGTCGGCGATCGCTTCGATGAAGGGTGGAGAAACGGCTCATCAGACTGCACAGCAAATGGCCTATATCCGATCACTCATGCGTGAAAAGCGTCGTCCTGAGGTGCTGCGTACCCCGCTGTCAGAACTTGAGACTGTTATATTTGACTTAGAGACGACGGGATTCTCTCATCAGCATGGGGATGAAATTATGTCGTTTGGTGCAATTAAGGTTGTTGGAGAGAATATTAAGGAAGATGAATGCTTTTATACCTTGGTGAATTGTCAGACGACTATTCCAGATGATATTACGAGGTTAACAGGGATAACGGAAGAAATGACTGGGTCCGCCCCCTCCTTAATAGATGGTCTTCACAATTTTATGTCCTTTGTCGGGCAAAATGTGCTGGTGGCACATGCAAGCTCTCATGATAAAGCTTTTCTTAATGCTGCGTTATGGAAAACTTCTAAAGTTCAGCTTACACACCGGGTGCTGGATACGATGATGCTTGCACGTTGGCTCGAGCCGCAGCGTAGCAACTATACACTCGACGAGCTGTTAAATGTCCATGAAATTCCGGTTCGTGGACGTCACAATGCATTAGAAGATGCCAAAATGACAGCCCAACTATGGGTGGCTTATCTTCGAGAAATATCGGAGCGGGGTCAAGTAGATACCTTAGGTGATTTATATGCTTATTTGAGTAGAACGTGA
- a CDS encoding Mov34/MPN/PAD-1 family protein, with the protein MATLQGNIQPIRLKHSVQQALGKHLLSSYPHEACGVLLGAAAAGGMLIDTYVPMRNVAPDPLHTFTPHPEEWIHVLYNEPTLIGLFHSHPNSEPIPSLADYKGLAALGPEFKIYLIGSPRTKDGCSPILNGFYIERYSNEQGTPVPELIQAPLHVLLK; encoded by the coding sequence ATGGCAACATTACAGGGAAATATTCAGCCTATAAGACTGAAACATTCCGTACAGCAAGCGCTGGGGAAGCACCTGCTGTCCAGTTATCCGCATGAAGCATGCGGAGTCCTGCTGGGTGCTGCCGCAGCGGGTGGCATGCTCATCGATACTTACGTACCTATGCGCAACGTAGCGCCAGACCCGCTGCACACATTTACTCCCCACCCTGAAGAGTGGATTCATGTCCTTTACAATGAGCCGACACTCATCGGTTTATTTCATTCCCATCCAAATTCAGAACCAATACCCTCGCTCGCTGATTATAAAGGATTAGCAGCACTAGGGCCTGAATTTAAGATCTACCTTATCGGTTCTCCCAGAACTAAAGATGGTTGCTCTCCAATTCTGAATGGATTTTATATTGAGCGGTATTCAAATGAACAAGGAACACCTGTCCCTGAATTAATTCAAGCCCCGCTTCACGTTCTACTCAAATAA